The following coding sequences are from one Saprospiraceae bacterium window:
- a CDS encoding DoxX family protein: MKRRNLVIYWIATALFAFGMTASGISQILGLKEMNEIMIHLGYPLYLMPLLGVWKLMGVIAVLVPNYKLVKEWSYAGFFFLLSGALVSHIVMGDSGKSILGPLFQIIFLCISWYFRPENRKLKTF; encoded by the coding sequence ATGAAAAGAAGGAATCTGGTTATTTACTGGATAGCTACGGCACTATTTGCTTTCGGGATGACAGCAAGTGGAATTTCTCAAATCCTAGGATTAAAGGAAATGAATGAAATAATGATCCATTTAGGCTACCCTTTATACTTAATGCCATTGTTAGGTGTTTGGAAATTGATGGGAGTAATCGCTGTATTAGTGCCAAACTATAAATTGGTGAAGGAGTGGTCTTATGCAGGTTTCTTTTTTCTGTTATCAGGAGCCCTTGTTTCTCATATCGTCATGGGTGATAGCGGAAAATCAATATTAGGTCCCTTGTTCCAAATTATTTTTTTATGTATTTCTTGGTATTTTCGACCTGAAAACCGTAAACTCAAAACATTTTAA
- a CDS encoding class I SAM-dependent methyltransferase produces MKDNFSTRSDNYAKFRPTYPSELFQFIYSKLESRKNAWDCGTGNGQVALELAKSFESVFATDISKSQIENAFKVNNIHYSVQPAEKTNFESGIFDLIMVAQAIHWFDFDKFYNEVYRTAIDNSWICVVGYGKLSVSKEVDSIIDDLYHNILGLYWDKERTYIEEKYKTIPFPFAEIKVPDFSIQLSWSFDQLIGYLNTWSAAKHFIEERNFNPIENLQRKMEKVWDDGLSKQIDFPLLFRMGQVQK; encoded by the coding sequence TTGAAAGACAATTTTTCAACACGGTCTGACAACTATGCAAAATTTAGGCCGACTTACCCATCTGAACTTTTTCAGTTCATTTATTCTAAGTTAGAAAGCAGGAAAAATGCCTGGGACTGTGGAACAGGAAACGGACAAGTTGCATTGGAACTGGCCAAGTCATTTGAATCCGTATTTGCGACTGATATAAGTAAATCACAGATTGAAAATGCCTTTAAAGTTAACAATATTCACTATTCAGTTCAGCCGGCAGAAAAAACCAATTTTGAGTCTGGTATTTTTGATTTAATCATGGTAGCTCAAGCAATACACTGGTTTGATTTTGATAAATTTTATAACGAAGTTTATCGAACAGCAATTGATAATTCATGGATTTGTGTGGTTGGTTACGGAAAATTGTCAGTTTCTAAGGAAGTAGATAGCATCATAGATGATTTATACCATAATATTTTAGGACTATATTGGGATAAAGAACGAACTTATATTGAAGAGAAATACAAGACCATTCCTTTTCCTTTTGCCGAAATCAAAGTCCCGGATTTTTCCATTCAACTCAGTTGGTCTTTTGATCAATTGATTGGATATTTAAACACATGGTCAGCTGCAAAACATTTTATAGAAGAGAGAAACTTTAATCCAATAGAAAACTTACAAAGAAAAATGGAAAAAGTATGGGATGATGGACTTAGCAAGCAAATTGATTTTCCTTTACTTTTTCGAATGGGTCAGGTTCAAAAATGA
- a CDS encoding winged helix-turn-helix transcriptional regulator, producing MSKSVFDLNNQNSSIENKIVCSLERVSQAFRVLLWNESKEYSLSPIQVQVLIFLLTHSDEKHKVSYLADEFNMTKATLSETVKTLEHKELIYKVFEPYDSRSYIIHLTKKGRVIAEKSSVFSEQIQVPIDKLSSGDKERLLLSLLDIIRHLNKARIITIQRMCYTCHYYESNAKGQDHFCRLMNIKLSEIDLRIDCPEHKLLSPE from the coding sequence ATTCCAGCATTGAAAATAAAATCGTTTGTTCATTAGAAAGAGTTTCGCAAGCTTTTAGGGTATTACTATGGAATGAAAGTAAAGAATATTCTTTAAGTCCAATACAGGTACAAGTTCTTATATTTTTATTAACCCATTCGGACGAAAAGCATAAGGTGAGTTATTTGGCAGATGAGTTTAATATGACCAAAGCAACTCTAAGTGAAACAGTCAAAACTCTGGAACACAAAGAACTTATCTACAAAGTTTTTGAACCTTATGACTCTAGAAGTTACATCATTCATCTTACAAAGAAAGGTCGTGTAATTGCAGAGAAGTCTTCGGTGTTTTCTGAGCAAATACAAGTGCCAATTGACAAATTGTCGTCTGGCGATAAAGAACGTCTGTTATTGAGCTTATTGGATATCATTCGCCATCTCAATAAGGCTAGAATTATCACTATTCAACGTATGTGTTATACCTGTCACTACTATGAGTCGAACGCAAAAGGCCAAGATCATTTTTGCAGGCTCATGAATATAAAGTTGTCGGAAATAGATTTGCGGATAGATTGTCCGGAACATAAACTCTTATCGCCAGAGTAA